A single genomic interval of uncultured Desulfobacter sp. harbors:
- the infA gene encoding translation initiation factor IF-1: protein MAKEEPIKVDGKVLETLPNAMFKVELENKHVLLAHISGKMRMHFIKILPGDRVTVEISPYDLSRGRITYRYK, encoded by the coding sequence ATGGCCAAAGAAGAGCCCATCAAAGTAGACGGTAAGGTCCTCGAAACACTACCTAATGCCATGTTCAAAGTGGAACTGGAAAATAAACATGTTCTGCTGGCACATATTTCCGGGAAGATGAGAATGCATTTTATAAAAATACTTCCCGGCGATAGGGTTACCGTGGAAATTTCTCCCTATGACCTAAGCCGTGGCAGAATTACCTACCGGTATAAATAA
- the secY gene encoding preprotein translocase subunit SecY, whose translation MIQNSYQNMLKLPELKRKILITLALLFVYRVGVHVPTPGIDGAALESFFASASGTLFSMFNMFSGGALERLSIFALGIMPYISASIILELMTVVVPYLEQLKKEGDAGRKKKTQLTRYGTVVLSAIQGFGIAVGLESMTSPAGIPIVPYPGWGFRLITIITLTAGTAFIMWLGEQITERGIGNGISLIIFAGIVANMPSAGIKMGRLLSTGEMGLFSTIILIVLMVAVIAAIIFMELAQRRIPVHYAKRVVGRKMYGGQTSHLPLKINTAGVIPPIFASSIIMFPTTLAQFINLPVMQTVAGMFSPGTIWYYLLYVGFIVFFCFFYTAVQFNPEDVAENMKKNGGYIPGIRPGKRTAEYVDKVLTRITVGGAAYVSVVCVLPTVLMNKFNVPFYFGGTALLIVVGVAIDTISQIESHLITSNYDGFLGRSGNKRIKSRS comes from the coding sequence ATGATCCAGAACAGCTACCAGAATATGCTCAAACTGCCTGAGTTGAAACGTAAAATATTGATAACGCTTGCGTTGCTTTTTGTTTACAGGGTTGGAGTGCATGTCCCGACGCCCGGTATTGACGGAGCAGCATTGGAATCATTTTTTGCATCGGCTTCAGGCACGTTGTTTTCCATGTTCAATATGTTTTCTGGTGGAGCGCTGGAGCGGCTATCCATTTTTGCCTTGGGGATTATGCCTTATATTAGTGCTTCCATTATTCTGGAACTAATGACCGTGGTCGTTCCCTATCTTGAACAGCTCAAAAAGGAAGGGGATGCCGGTCGTAAAAAGAAAACCCAGTTAACCCGGTATGGTACGGTTGTTTTAAGTGCTATACAAGGTTTTGGGATTGCTGTTGGGCTTGAATCCATGACATCGCCTGCCGGTATTCCCATTGTTCCCTATCCTGGGTGGGGATTTAGACTGATTACTATTATCACCCTGACAGCGGGAACTGCATTTATCATGTGGCTTGGTGAGCAGATTACCGAAAGGGGGATCGGCAATGGTATTTCATTGATTATTTTTGCCGGTATTGTGGCAAATATGCCGTCAGCAGGCATTAAGATGGGGCGGTTATTGAGTACTGGTGAGATGGGGTTGTTTTCAACCATCATTTTGATTGTATTGATGGTTGCTGTGATTGCTGCCATTATTTTCATGGAATTGGCCCAGCGCAGAATCCCGGTTCATTATGCCAAACGTGTGGTCGGAAGAAAGATGTATGGCGGGCAGACCTCGCATCTTCCGCTTAAGATCAATACAGCGGGCGTTATTCCGCCTATTTTTGCATCTTCCATCATCATGTTTCCCACCACGTTGGCCCAGTTCATCAATCTGCCTGTCATGCAGACAGTGGCCGGCATGTTCAGTCCGGGAACTATTTGGTATTACCTGTTATATGTTGGTTTTATTGTCTTCTTTTGCTTTTTTTATACTGCAGTTCAGTTCAACCCTGAAGATGTGGCTGAAAATATGAAAAAGAACGGCGGGTACATCCCGGGCATTCGGCCTGGAAAACGGACAGCTGAGTATGTTGATAAAGTGCTTACGAGGATTACTGTGGGCGGTGCAGCTTATGTCTCAGTGGTCTGCGTGTTACCCACTGTATTGATGAATAAGTTTAACGTACCTTTTTATTTCGGCGGGACAGCGCTGTTGATTGTTGTTGGTGTTGCTATTGATACCATTTCTCAAATAGAGTCCCATTTGATTACCAGCAATTATGATGGTTTTCTGGGGCGTTCTGGAAATAAACGGATCAAAAGCCGGTCCTGA
- a CDS encoding response regulator, producing MITLSKIRNLRFKNKLLLSFVIVFVPLILISKTLIFFQSQKLNEIFTPLGTFYTLIAVDILFFLPALVCLAFLLSRFVTKPIEKFIHILDNSKDGDFSIRLDYNDNDEVGKLARHFNAFMTRMEKYHDQQSHQSNKTIEAQNALKEAEKERHNLLLQLQKAQRMEAIGTLSGGIAHDFNNILSSIFGYAQLAQMSGENQEKLNNHMNQILKGAQRAAELVEQILTFSRQAEHEKNPLKLHLVVKEALKLLRSSIPSTIEIVTRVDTIDMVNADPAQMHQMIMNLCTNAYHAMMTSGGTLTVSLATVDQILPEHQSKDYFQPGPFLKLIVEDTGHGMNKEAIERAFDPSFTTKKMGRGTGLGLAVVKAIVEDHKGLSYIESSVGQGTSFFVYLPVVTKSGSLAGRLTGNEASLKSGKETIMIVDDEPDILALIEELLYKFGYSPHPFNNGESALNAYQEGSINFDMVITDMTMPRMTGIALAKSILSKNKNMPIILCSGYNETITRSEVKAMGIQAFIEKPLDTYHLLSTMRTLFDK from the coding sequence TTGATAACATTATCCAAAATCCGGAATCTTAGGTTCAAAAACAAACTTCTGCTTTCCTTTGTTATCGTTTTTGTTCCGTTAATTCTCATATCCAAAACACTGATCTTTTTTCAAAGCCAAAAACTGAACGAAATATTCACACCCTTAGGCACATTTTACACATTAATCGCGGTTGATATTTTATTTTTCCTTCCGGCGTTGGTGTGCCTGGCCTTTCTGTTGTCACGATTCGTCACCAAACCAATAGAAAAGTTCATACATATTCTGGACAACAGTAAAGACGGTGATTTCAGTATTCGGTTGGACTATAATGATAATGATGAGGTTGGAAAGCTGGCCCGGCATTTCAATGCGTTCATGACCCGTATGGAAAAATATCATGATCAACAAAGTCACCAGAGTAACAAAACCATTGAGGCCCAGAATGCCCTTAAAGAAGCAGAAAAAGAACGTCACAATCTTCTGCTCCAATTACAAAAGGCACAAAGAATGGAAGCAATCGGCACCCTGTCTGGAGGGATTGCCCATGATTTTAATAATATTTTGTCCAGTATTTTCGGTTATGCCCAACTGGCCCAAATGAGCGGGGAGAACCAAGAAAAACTGAACAATCACATGAACCAGATCCTTAAAGGAGCCCAGCGTGCTGCTGAGCTTGTTGAACAGATCCTGACCTTCAGTCGCCAGGCGGAACATGAAAAGAACCCGTTAAAACTGCACCTTGTGGTTAAAGAAGCACTTAAGCTTCTCAGATCTTCCATACCCTCTACCATTGAAATCGTAACCCGGGTGGACACTATAGACATGGTTAATGCAGACCCCGCCCAGATGCATCAGATGATCATGAACCTGTGCACAAACGCCTATCATGCTATGATGACATCCGGTGGGACGTTGACGGTGAGCCTGGCCACCGTTGATCAGATTCTGCCTGAACATCAGAGCAAAGACTATTTTCAGCCTGGACCATTTCTAAAACTGATAGTTGAAGATACCGGCCACGGCATGAATAAGGAAGCCATTGAACGAGCATTTGATCCCTCTTTTACAACCAAAAAGATGGGTCGGGGGACAGGGTTAGGGCTTGCCGTGGTAAAGGCTATTGTTGAAGACCATAAAGGTCTTTCATACATTGAAAGTAGTGTAGGACAAGGCACCTCATTTTTTGTTTATCTACCGGTCGTAACGAAAAGCGGTTCCTTAGCAGGCCGTCTTACAGGAAATGAGGCATCCCTGAAATCAGGTAAAGAAACCATCATGATCGTGGATGACGAACCTGATATCCTGGCTTTGATTGAAGAACTGCTGTACAAATTCGGTTATTCACCCCACCCGTTCAATAACGGGGAAAGTGCCCTGAATGCCTACCAGGAAGGCAGTATCAACTTTGATATGGTAATTACCGATATGACAATGCCCCGTATGACCGGTATTGCCTTGGCTAAATCTATATTATCTAAAAATAAAAATATGCCCATAATTTTATGCTCCGGTTATAATGAAACCATCACCCGGTCCGAGGTCAAAGCGATGGGCATTCAGGCCTTTATTGAAAAGCCTTTGGATACATACCACCTGCTCAGCACCATGAGAACATTGTTTGATAAATAA
- the rpsK gene encoding 30S ribosomal protein S11 translates to MAKKSKKVVAKKRVKKNISTGIVHIQSTFNNTIVTIADENGNTISWSSAGMQGFKGSRKSTPFAAKLVAEDAGAKAMEHGMKNVGVYVKGPGPGRESALRALHALGFNISMIKDVTPVPHNGCRPPKRRRV, encoded by the coding sequence ATGGCGAAAAAGTCTAAAAAGGTCGTTGCCAAAAAGCGGGTTAAAAAAAATATATCAACCGGCATAGTGCATATTCAGTCTACCTTTAACAATACCATTGTGACCATTGCAGATGAAAACGGTAATACTATTTCCTGGTCATCCGCTGGAATGCAGGGGTTCAAAGGATCAAGAAAATCCACGCCCTTTGCAGCTAAATTGGTTGCAGAAGATGCAGGGGCCAAAGCAATGGAACATGGAATGAAAAACGTTGGGGTATATGTTAAAGGCCCCGGACCCGGAAGAGAGTCAGCGCTTCGGGCACTGCATGCACTTGGGTTCAATATTTCCATGATCAAGGATGTTACCCCGGTACCGCATAATGGTTGCCGCCCACCTAAGAGAAGACGTGTGTAG
- the rplQ gene encoding 50S ribosomal protein L17 produces the protein MKHRKSVLKLNRTSAHRKAMFRNMVTSLFKHSSIKTTEAKAKGLRKIADKMITLAKRGDLHARRQAMAVIREKDVVHTLFEEVAEKFNSRQGGYTRITKLGPRKGDVAPMVQIELITD, from the coding sequence ATGAAGCATAGAAAATCCGTATTAAAGCTGAACAGAACCTCTGCCCATAGAAAGGCGATGTTTAGGAACATGGTAACTTCTCTGTTCAAACACAGCAGCATCAAAACCACTGAGGCTAAAGCCAAAGGTCTTCGTAAAATTGCCGATAAAATGATTACCCTGGCTAAACGTGGAGATCTTCATGCCAGGCGTCAGGCCATGGCGGTAATCCGTGAAAAAGATGTTGTGCATACCCTTTTTGAAGAGGTAGCAGAGAAGTTTAACTCAAGGCAGGGTGGATACACTAGAATTACCAAGTTAGGACCAAGGAAAGGGGACGTTGCTCCCATGGTTCAGATTGAGTTGATCACCGATTAA
- the rpsD gene encoding 30S ribosomal protein S4, with translation MARYRGSVCRQCRRENMKLFLKGDRCFSDKCSFDRRGFPPGQHGQKRVKQSDYGMQLREKQKVKRIYGVSEKQFRNTFKRADRQKGITGINLLTLLETRLDNTVFRLGFVNSRNQGRHFVRHNHFTVNGKKVNIPSYQVKTGDVIELCEKSRTIQAIIDSLDAIVRRGIPQWLEINKDSFKGEIKGLPGREDISLPIQEQLIVELYSK, from the coding sequence TTGGCAAGATATAGAGGTTCTGTCTGCAGGCAATGCAGACGTGAAAATATGAAGCTTTTTTTAAAAGGTGACCGTTGTTTTTCTGATAAATGCAGTTTTGACAGAAGAGGTTTCCCCCCTGGGCAGCACGGTCAGAAAAGAGTCAAACAATCAGATTACGGCATGCAGCTTCGGGAAAAACAGAAAGTTAAACGTATTTATGGTGTATCTGAAAAACAGTTTAGAAATACATTCAAAAGAGCAGATCGACAAAAAGGCATTACGGGTATTAATTTGTTGACATTACTTGAGACCCGGTTAGATAATACCGTATTTAGACTTGGATTCGTAAATTCCAGAAATCAGGGTCGCCATTTTGTTCGTCATAATCATTTTACTGTGAACGGCAAAAAAGTTAATATCCCATCCTATCAGGTAAAAACAGGGGATGTTATTGAACTTTGTGAAAAAAGTAGAACTATCCAGGCCATTATCGATTCCCTGGACGCCATTGTAAGGCGTGGTATTCCCCAGTGGCTTGAAATTAATAAAGACAGTTTTAAAGGTGAAATAAAAGGGTTACCTGGTAGAGAAGATATTTCCCTGCCGATCCAGGAACAGTTGATCGTCGAGCTTTATTCAAAATAG
- a CDS encoding DNA-directed RNA polymerase subunit alpha, whose translation MSSENLAYVNWREMIKPEKLDVTTTSTYGKFVCEPLERGYGITIGNSLRRIILSSIYGAAIVSVKFDDALHEYSVISDIREDVSEIILNLKELKLKVDDPEEKILTLNVTGEAEVTGADIVSPDGRVTILNPEQHIATVNKNGKLNIVMVVKTGKGYALSSANKDDDAPIGTIPIDSAFSPIKRVKYVVGTSRIGQKTDYDKLTFEVWTDGSVTPDDAVAYGAKILKEQMNPFINFDEELEPDESEYKTDEGEKGFNENIYRSVDELELSVRSSNCLKNARIHTIYQLVQKTDSEMLKTKNFGRKSLNEIKEVLNSMELSLGMDLEGIEPPEDVNTQEGE comes from the coding sequence ATGTCATCTGAAAATCTTGCATATGTTAACTGGCGAGAGATGATCAAGCCGGAAAAGCTTGATGTTACCACAACTTCCACCTATGGCAAGTTTGTGTGTGAACCCCTTGAAAGGGGATACGGCATCACCATTGGTAACTCGCTTCGGCGAATTATTTTATCATCCATTTATGGCGCCGCCATAGTCTCCGTGAAATTCGATGATGCACTTCACGAATACAGCGTTATATCAGATATTAGAGAGGATGTTTCCGAGATCATTCTCAATCTGAAAGAATTAAAGCTCAAAGTGGACGACCCAGAAGAAAAAATATTGACCCTTAATGTTACTGGCGAGGCGGAGGTTACAGGTGCTGACATCGTCAGTCCGGACGGTAGGGTGACGATTCTTAATCCGGAGCAGCATATTGCCACGGTAAATAAAAATGGAAAACTCAATATTGTCATGGTTGTGAAAACAGGAAAGGGGTATGCGCTCTCATCAGCGAATAAGGACGACGATGCCCCTATCGGTACCATTCCCATTGATTCAGCGTTTTCCCCCATTAAGCGAGTGAAATATGTGGTGGGCACATCTCGTATCGGTCAGAAAACCGACTATGACAAACTGACTTTTGAAGTCTGGACAGATGGTAGTGTCACACCTGATGATGCTGTTGCCTACGGGGCAAAGATACTTAAAGAACAGATGAATCCTTTTATCAATTTTGATGAAGAACTTGAACCTGATGAATCGGAATATAAAACCGATGAAGGTGAAAAGGGATTCAATGAGAATATTTATCGTTCCGTGGATGAACTCGAACTCTCTGTTCGCAGTTCAAACTGTCTGAAAAATGCGAGAATCCATACCATTTATCAGCTGGTCCAGAAAACCGACAGCGAAATGCTCAAGACAAAAAATTTCGGCCGAAAATCACTCAACGAAATCAAAGAAGTGCTCAATTCAATGGAGCTGTCTTTGGGGATGGACCTTGAAGGGATCGAACCGCCGGAAGATGTGAATACTCAGGAAGGAGAATAA
- the rpmD gene encoding 50S ribosomal protein L30 yields MADKIKITQIRSAIGRPAKHGRIIRSLGIKRMHHTVEHDNTPVIMGQVKKVSHLVKVEEG; encoded by the coding sequence ATGGCTGATAAAATTAAAATTACGCAAATAAGAAGCGCCATCGGTCGTCCTGCAAAGCATGGACGGATTATACGCTCCCTGGGCATTAAACGGATGCATCACACTGTGGAGCACGATAATACCCCTGTAATCATGGGGCAGGTGAAAAAGGTTTCACACCTGGTGAAAGTAGAGGAGGGTTAG
- the rplO gene encoding 50S ribosomal protein L15, translating into MQLHDLSPAPGSRKNRKRVGRGPGSGMGKTSTRGHKGLKARSGGSVRPGFEGGQMPIYRRLPKRGFKNYMFKTHNAVLNVKDLERFDDGTQITESFLREAGLVKGSVDGVKLLGNGEVTKKFVLKNILVSQSAKEKIETAGGSVE; encoded by the coding sequence ATGCAGTTACATGATCTATCTCCTGCTCCCGGCAGCAGAAAAAATAGAAAAAGAGTCGGACGTGGTCCCGGTTCCGGTATGGGTAAAACGTCTACCAGAGGTCATAAGGGCCTTAAGGCTCGTTCCGGCGGGTCTGTTCGTCCCGGTTTTGAAGGTGGCCAGATGCCGATTTACAGGCGGCTGCCCAAACGTGGTTTTAAAAATTACATGTTTAAAACCCATAATGCAGTTCTCAATGTCAAAGACCTTGAGCGGTTCGATGATGGTACTCAAATCACCGAGTCCTTCCTTAGAGAGGCCGGTCTTGTCAAAGGTTCTGTAGATGGTGTTAAGCTGCTTGGAAATGGTGAGGTAACCAAGAAGTTTGTATTGAAAAATATTTTGGTTTCCCAGAGTGCTAAAGAAAAAATTGAAACTGCCGGTGGCAGCGTAGAATAA
- the rpsM gene encoding 30S ribosomal protein S13 — MARIAGVDLPRDKHAWIALTYIYGIGSSRSKHILEKTGIEPTIKANDLTEEQVNEIRKVIDAEFKVEGELRSEVSMNIKRLMDLGCYRGLRHRKGLPCHGQRTSTNARTRKGPKRAAVKKKK; from the coding sequence TTGGCACGTATAGCTGGAGTTGACTTACCAAGAGATAAGCATGCGTGGATCGCTTTAACCTATATCTATGGTATCGGGAGCAGCAGATCTAAGCATATACTTGAAAAAACGGGCATTGAGCCCACAATCAAGGCCAATGATCTTACCGAAGAACAAGTAAATGAAATCAGGAAGGTCATTGATGCCGAGTTTAAGGTTGAGGGTGAATTACGTTCTGAAGTGTCCATGAATATTAAACGGTTGATGGATTTAGGATGTTACAGGGGACTGCGTCATCGTAAAGGCCTGCCCTGTCATGGGCAGCGGACTAGTACCAACGCCAGAACCAGAAAAGGTCCCAAACGCGCGGCAGTGAAGAAGAAAAAGTAG
- the rpmJ gene encoding 50S ribosomal protein L36: MKVRASVKKICRDCKVIKRRGVIRVICVNKRHKQRQG, encoded by the coding sequence ATGAAAGTCAGAGCATCCGTAAAAAAAATCTGTAGAGACTGCAAAGTTATTAAAAGGCGCGGTGTCATCAGAGTCATTTGTGTCAACAAGCGCCATAAACAGCGTCAGGGATAG